In Candidatus Micrarchaeum acidiphilum ARMAN-2, the genomic window CTTAGTATCCGCAATCAAATTATTTATTAGTGATTGATTGCACGGTACCTGCAGCTGCTGGCGCAGCAAAGCAAAAGGTTTATAATTTGCTTTGAGATATTTTGCATATATTTGCGCGGCGGCGCAGCTGGGATTCGGATGTATCACACATATCTTACCATACTCATACCTGCGATAGTGGCAGCGGTAGTGACGTATATCGGAATCAAGTTTACCATGGGCTACATGATGGACTCTGGAGTAACAGCAATGGACCATAACAAGAAGAAGCCGGTTAAGCTTGCAAGCGGTGTTGGCATATCTGTTGCTTTCGGCCTGACACTGGGGCTCCTTGTCTACATTTTTGGAGCGAGCTTCCCAACGCCGCAGCACCCTATATACCAGCCCATAAAGATGCAGATACTGATAGACCTTTTCGGAATCATGCTTTCCATATTGCTTATATCAGTGGTCGGCCTGCTGGACGACATAAATGTGCGCGCGCGAGATGGTGCAGGCCACCGACATGAAGGACACCAAAAAGGGGATGAAGCAGTGGCAAAAGCCTGTGCTAACCTTGCTGGGTGCCATACCTCTTATGGTGATAAATGCAGGCGTGCCGCTTGTAAGGGTGCCGTTCATAGGTACCATAAACCTTGGCATCGTGTATCCGCTGATAGTGATACCGCTTGCAGTGGTGTTCGCAGCAAACGCGTTTAACCTTCTTGGGGGATTCGACGGCATAGCCACAGGCACTGGGCTCATAGCAAGCCTTGCACTGCTGCTGTACAGCGTGGCGTTCGGAGTTGGTACGTCGGGATACCTGGGCACGATGGTGGCTGCGGTGCTGTCAGCATGCCTGATAGTGATGTTCGCGTTTAACGTTTACCCGGCCAAGGTCATACCCGGAGACAGCTTTACGTACGGTGTTGGCGCTGCTCTGGCAGGGGTCATGATACTGGGCAGTATGGAATCATTTGGCCTTATAATAATATTTCCCTGGCTCGTAGAGTTCATACTGCACCTCAGGAAGAAGTTCAAGGTGCGCGACCTCGGAATACTCCAGAAGGACATGACTTTCAAGGCACCATACGGCAAGAAGATCTACAGCTGGACCCACCTTATAATGAACTTGAAGAGGTGCAGGGAGTGGGAGGTTTCGATGTACATGTGGTTCATAGAGATCGGTTTTGTGGCGCTGGCTTTCGGCCTCAAGTTCCTAAATCTGCTTTGACCGCACAAAAGGAATAATAATATTCGATTTGAAGTCTTAGCGCGATATTTATGATAACAACCAGGTATGTAAGGGAACACATAGACGAGATAAAGAAGTCTCTGGAAAAAAGGAAAAGCGACTATCCGATAGACGAGCTTATCAGCATAGACGCAGAATGGCGTGCCGCAAAGACGGAGCTGCAGGCGCTGCTGACAAGGAGGAACAAGGAAAGCCTAGTAATATCATCCATGAAGAAGGAGGGCAGAGACGCAAGCGAGAAAATAGAAGAGATAGGAAGGATAAAGGAGGATATAGAAGGCCTTGAAGCTGCTATAGTAACTTACGAGGACAGGATAAACAGGCTGCTTTGGAACATGCCGAACATACTCCATGAGTCCGTGCCATATGGGAAGGATGACAGCGAAAACGTCGAGATAAGGAAGTGGGGGGACACCGGGAAGAGGATATCTAAGACTCATGAAGAGGTCTTGGAAAAGCTTGGCATGCTCGAGATGCAGAAGGCAGCAGAGGTTTCCGGAGCCAGGTTCTACTACCTTATGGGCGACATGGTGCGGCTGGAACAGGCGCTTATAAGGTTTGCAATCGACGAACTCTCCAAGAAGGGATACACTGTGGTGTCCCCGCCTTTCATGCTGAAGAAGGAGTATTACCGCGGGGCCACAGCTCTGGGCGACTTCGAGGAGCTGCTTTACAAGATAGCGGATCCGAACGAGGCCGCGGGCAGGAAGGACTACGAGAGGATAGAGAGCGAAACCTTCCTGATATCCACTTCCGAGCATGCAATAGCGGCCATGCACGCCGGGGATCTCTTCTCCGGAAAGGACCTGCCGCTTAAGTATGTAGGTATAAGCCCTTGCTTCAGGCGCGAGGCGGGAGCGCACGGAAAGGACACAAAGGGCATATTCAGGGTGCACCAGTTCTACAAGGTGGAGCAGTTCGTATTCAGCAGGGCCGACGAA contains:
- a CDS encoding seryl-tRNA synthetase, translating into MITTRYVREHIDEIKKSLEKRKSDYPIDELISIDAEWRAAKTELQALLTRRNKESLVISSMKKEGRDASEKIEEIGRIKEDIEGLEAAIVTYEDRINRLLWNMPNILHESVPYGKDDSENVEIRKWGDTGKRISKTHEEVLEKLGMLEMQKAAEVSGARFYYLMGDMVRLEQALIRFAIDELSKKGYTVVSPPFMLKKEYYRGATALGDFEELLYKIADPNEAAGRKDYERIESETFLISTSEHAIAAMHAGDLFSGKDLPLKYVGISPCFRREAGAHGKDTKGIFRVHQFYKVEQFVFSRADESWGYFDELLGNSESIYRKLGIPHRVVDICTGDIGTVAAKKNDIEAYMPSQGRYREVVSCSNCTDWQAMRLDIKYDDKDGRHYVHTLNSTAIATTRTMVAIIENYLNDDGSITVPKALVPYMGKDVIK
- a CDS encoding glycosyl transferase family 4; this encodes MCAREMVQATDMKDTKKGMKQWQKPVLTLLGAIPLMVINAGVPLVRVPFIGTINLGIVYPLIVIPLAVVFAANAFNLLGGFDGIATGTGLIASLALLLYSVAFGVGTSGYLGTMVAAVLSACLIVMFAFNVYPAKVIPGDSFTYGVGAALAGVMILGSMESFGLIIIFPWLVEFILHLRKKFKVRDLGILQKDMTFKAPYGKKIYSWTHLIMNLKRCREWEVSMYMWFIEIGFVALAFGLKFLNLL